A single Paenibacillus kribbensis DNA region contains:
- a CDS encoding DUF2975 domain-containing protein has translation MKRRTTLFLKMAVILIGIPILALCIFLVPKIGNFAGELYPDIAYMKSLVLIDMYAAAIPFYFALYQAFKLLSYIDKNQAFSELSVKALKNIKYCAITISTLYLLGMPLYYLMARRVDPPVITVTGLVIIFASMVIAVFAAVLQRLLQEAINIKSENDLTI, from the coding sequence ATGAAACGGAGAACAACACTCTTTTTGAAGATGGCTGTTATTCTTATTGGAATCCCAATTCTTGCTTTGTGCATATTTTTAGTGCCTAAGATCGGGAATTTTGCTGGAGAATTGTATCCAGATATCGCTTATATGAAATCTCTCGTTTTAATCGATATGTACGCGGCAGCGATACCTTTTTACTTTGCTCTGTATCAAGCTTTTAAACTTTTAAGCTATATTGATAAGAACCAAGCGTTCTCGGAATTATCCGTAAAGGCTTTAAAGAATATAAAATACTGTGCCATCACAATCAGTACCTTGTACCTGCTAGGTATGCCACTCTACTATCTCATGGCGAGGAGAGTTGACCCTCCAGTTATCACAGTTACCGGATTGGTCATTATTTTCGCTTCTATGGTGATCGCCGTTTTTGCTGCTGTTCTCCAAAGACTTTTACAGGAAGCTATAAATATAAAATCAGAAAATGATTTAACGATCTGA
- a CDS encoding NAD(P)H-dependent oxidoreductase: MKHLIVYAHSNAESLNHAILETVVNALKEKGDEVVVRDLYALDFQPVLKPEDTAAMRAGQTPADIKVEQEYITQSDMITFISPIWWTGLPAILKGYVDRVFAYGFAYTSGPEGIHKLLTGKKGFIVNTHGTPNEIYDKIGMTAGLKITSDTGIFDFVGIESVGHLLLGSIGYLDEDGYKGLLKQVQDTVKSVL; this comes from the coding sequence ATGAAACATCTTATCGTCTATGCTCACTCTAACGCTGAAAGCCTTAACCACGCTATTCTGGAAACGGTCGTAAATGCTTTGAAGGAAAAAGGCGATGAAGTCGTTGTACGCGATTTGTACGCGCTTGATTTTCAACCTGTATTAAAGCCTGAGGATACTGCCGCTATGAGAGCCGGACAAACTCCCGCCGATATTAAGGTAGAGCAGGAATACATTACACAATCCGATATGATTACATTTATTTCTCCTATTTGGTGGACAGGTCTTCCTGCGATCCTGAAAGGCTACGTTGATCGTGTATTTGCCTACGGCTTTGCATATACGTCTGGTCCAGAAGGGATCCATAAGCTTCTTACAGGTAAAAAAGGTTTTATAGTAAATACACATGGTACACCGAACGAAATTTACGATAAGATCGGGATGACCGCAGGTCTGAAGATTACTTCAGATACGGGTATTTTTGATTTCGTTGGAATTGAATCCGTCGGTCACTTGCTGCTGGGAAGTATCGGCTACCTTGATGAAGACGGCTATAAAGGACTATTGAAGCAAGTCCAAGATACTGTTAAATCGGTGCTATAA
- a CDS encoding MarR family winged helix-turn-helix transcriptional regulator, whose amino-acid sequence MLKNNAAALIGTIRDSINKLIVSELESHGVEGIVPSHGGILMFLYQKDGLSIKELTQKISRQQPTVTVLVDKLVKLGYVERKKEGEDSRVTLIYLTNKGKELEPVFEVISNKLKETIYGGLKDEEKEQLEYLLEHVKNRL is encoded by the coding sequence ATGTTAAAAAATAATGCAGCTGCCCTGATAGGAACGATCAGAGACTCGATCAACAAATTGATTGTGTCTGAGCTCGAATCCCATGGAGTTGAAGGGATTGTTCCTTCCCATGGTGGAATATTAATGTTCCTTTATCAAAAGGACGGGCTTTCCATCAAGGAATTAACACAAAAAATTTCTCGCCAGCAGCCCACAGTCACCGTTTTGGTCGACAAGTTGGTGAAGCTGGGATATGTCGAAAGAAAAAAAGAAGGGGAGGATAGCAGAGTAACCCTGATTTATCTTACCAATAAGGGGAAAGAGCTGGAGCCTGTATTTGAAGTGATCTCCAATAAATTAAAAGAAACCATATACGGTGGTCTCAAAGACGAAGAAAAAGAACAGCTGGAATATCTGCTGGAACATGTAAAAAACAGATTATAA
- a CDS encoding iron-containing alcohol dehydrogenase, producing the protein MSAHVFFVPSINLMGKGCLHEAGPYIKELNLNKALVVTDKFLMKSGIAGKVTSMLDDIGLNYAVYDEVKPNPTCKNVHDGVQFLQENGCDFLISIGGGSPQDTAKGIGIIATNGGHITEYEGVHKSKHKSLPIVAINTTAGTSAEITINYVITDEERKVKMVMVDKNSVATISVNDPELMVDKPAALTAATGLDALTHAIEALVTPGSYPVTDATALAAVEIIFNHLARAVSNGHDIEAREQMVYAIFLGGLAFNNAGLGYVHAMAHQLGGVYDLPHGVCNAMLLPIVEEENAKHVPEKFRAIAKVIGFEDKGKTDKECADYVIQRIKDLSKEVGIPSKLSELGVNEVDLDLLAENSMKDACAPGNPFIPTKEQVIEMFKKIL; encoded by the coding sequence ATGAGCGCACATGTATTTTTTGTACCGTCTATCAATCTGATGGGAAAAGGCTGTTTGCATGAAGCTGGACCGTATATAAAGGAACTGAATTTAAACAAAGCACTGGTCGTGACGGATAAGTTTTTGATGAAGAGCGGTATTGCAGGCAAGGTCACATCCATGCTGGATGATATTGGACTGAACTATGCAGTATATGATGAGGTCAAACCCAATCCAACCTGTAAAAATGTACATGATGGCGTTCAGTTTCTGCAAGAAAACGGCTGTGACTTTTTAATTTCCATTGGCGGAGGATCACCACAGGATACGGCTAAGGGAATCGGCATTATTGCTACCAACGGGGGACATATCACCGAGTATGAGGGCGTTCATAAATCCAAGCATAAATCGCTGCCTATTGTCGCTATTAATACTACGGCAGGAACATCCGCTGAAATCACGATCAATTATGTCATTACAGACGAAGAACGCAAGGTCAAAATGGTTATGGTTGACAAGAATAGTGTAGCTACGATTTCGGTCAACGACCCTGAACTGATGGTAGACAAACCCGCCGCGTTAACGGCAGCTACAGGACTAGATGCTTTGACCCATGCCATTGAAGCTTTGGTTACGCCAGGTTCCTATCCTGTAACGGATGCGACCGCGTTGGCAGCAGTAGAGATTATTTTTAATCATTTGGCTCGTGCGGTGAGTAACGGTCATGATATAGAAGCACGTGAGCAAATGGTATACGCTATCTTCCTGGGAGGGCTTGCATTTAATAATGCCGGATTGGGTTATGTTCATGCTATGGCGCATCAGCTTGGCGGCGTATACGATTTGCCTCATGGTGTTTGCAATGCCATGCTGCTGCCGATTGTGGAGGAAGAGAATGCCAAGCATGTACCAGAGAAGTTTCGTGCCATCGCCAAGGTCATCGGTTTTGAAGATAAGGGGAAAACGGATAAGGAATGCGCAGATTATGTTATCCAAAGAATCAAAGACCTGTCGAAGGAAGTCGGGATTCCTTCCAAGCTTTCTGAACTGGGTGTAAATGAAGTGGATTTGGATCTGCTTGCCGAGAACTCAATGAAGGATGCTTGCGCCCCGGGCAATCCGTTCATACCGACCAAAGAACAAGTCATCGAGATGTTTAAGAAAATTCTTTAA